One Rosa chinensis cultivar Old Blush chromosome 5, RchiOBHm-V2, whole genome shotgun sequence genomic region harbors:
- the LOC112203671 gene encoding LOW QUALITY PROTEIN: uncharacterized protein LOC112203671 (The sequence of the model RefSeq protein was modified relative to this genomic sequence to represent the inferred CDS: deleted 2 bases in 1 codon): protein MSKKKVSGNTMTLKDFHGGSIPSDLPLPSAPGVIVRATDRPGYDRPAAWGNPMGRPDHRSRPHTSPATRHFDDKTPFLAHSVHIGRNFDEDERKPLDGVSVPRRIISDDSIRVAPALAEPKPVFASPGGLSGVQGWCGAAVPREAVSSYSERVSDAVGVNSQSVSGNGGRGGGSGAQPNAWAVRKEMAGVTEPVQSAWSGQSAVVKLAHASALEKVSSGRWQSKPSIQYQANNIEVARSAETEGGVHSKGYGSDAYKRMDVMVERQNYDATLARQIERGLQMDDGIQNVRKELPDYERARGPIISEVKERSPMVRKELPDYERARAPIISEVRERKPTVYSNRVQPAQADGKYGQTEVQPFTSSEHVDRPKLKLLPRTRPVDHLEAPVGDHAQEYQHPVYVETVNEVYGNMNSTKPGSAGSESGKLAVERPKLNLKPRSQPLEQLDAIAERERNGLFGGARPRELVLKERGVDDVVINNADIVQHSDKVEHHVARVENHVPRAEHLSPKPDRVPGHSNPTRHPDKAENHPFDQRTGKKFDRRDNQVERIDMQRRNWRNDGRKNNRETDRQPQQSERPPSPETWRKPEQPKPSSPDGAGLHHGKAASALELAQAFSRSVSDPKLNDRISGQRGIPSRGQIPFSRLMGPSPRPQINGY, encoded by the exons ATGTCGAAGAAGAAAGTGAGCGGAAACACGATGACGCTCAAGGACTTTCACGGCGGTTCTATTCCCTCCGATCTCCCTCTCCCTTCTGCTCCCGGTGT AATTGTTAGGGCTACGGATCGGCCCGGTTACGACCGGCCGGCCGCTTGGGGAAACCCGATGGGACGGCCCGATCACCGTTCCCGGCCACATACGTCTCCCGCCACCAGGCACTTTGATGACAAGACTCCGTTTCTAGCGCACTCTGTGCACATTGGGCGGAACTTTGATGAGGATGAACGCAAGCCACTGGATGGTGTGTCGGTGCCGCGCCGGATTATAAGCGATGACAGCATTCGGGTGGCCCCAGCCCTTGCCGAGCCGAAACCGGTGTTTGCATCCCCTGGGGGATTATCAGGCGTGCAGGGATGG TGCGGCGCCGCAGTCCCCAGGGAAGCGGTGAGTTCTTACTCGGAGAGGGTTAGTGACGCGGTGGGGGTTAATTCTCAGAGTGTAAGTGGTAATGGTGGGCGTGGCGGTGGGAGTGGTGCTCAGCCAAATGCGTGGGCAGTTAGGAAGGAGATGGCGGGTGTTACTGAGCCGGTGCAATCTGCATGGTCCGGACAGAGTGCTGTTGTGAAGTTGGCTCATGCTAGTGCACTTGAGAAGGTGTCTTCTGGTAGATGGCAATCAAAGCCTTCAATCCAGTATCAGGCGAATAACATCGAGGTTGCTAGGTCAGCTGAAACAGAGGGTGGTGTACATTCCAAGGGTTATGGTAGTGACGCTTACAAGAGGATGGATGTGATGGTTGAGCGGCAAAACTATGATGCCACCTTGGCAAGACAAATTGAAAGAGGTCTACAAATGGATGATGGGATTCAGAATGTTAGGAAAGAGTTGCCGGATTATGAGAGGGCTAGGGGACCCATCATTTCAGAAGTAAAAGAAAGGAGCCCAATGGTTCGGAAGGAGTTGCCTGATTATGAGAGGGCTAGGGCCCCCATCATTTCAGAAGTAAGAGAAAGGAAGCCAACTGTGTATAGTAACAGGGTTCAACCTGCTCAGGCTGATGGCAAATATGGTCAGACTGAAGTGCAGCCCTTTACTTCTTCAGAACACGTAGACCGCCCTAAGTTAAAGTTACTTCCAAGAACAAGGCCAGTGGACCATTTGGAAGCTCCAGTTGGTGATCATGCACAG GAGTACCAGCACCCTGTTTATGTTGAAACTGTCAATGAAGTGTATGGAAATATGAATTCTACAAAACCTGGTTCAGCAGGCTCTGAGAGTGGGAAACTGGCCGTGGAGCGTCCAAAATTGAATTTAAAGCCCCGGTCTCAGCCTCTTGAACAATTGGATGCAATTGCCGAAAGAGAGAG GAATGGGTTATTTGGTGGTGCTCGCCCACGAGAACTG GTTCTTAAGGAGCGAGGGGTTGACGATGTTGTGATCAACAATGCTGACATAGTTCAGCATTCTGACAA GGTTGAGCATCATGTTGCCAGGGTTGAAAATCATGTTCCAAGGGCTGAACATCTCTCTCCAAAGCCTGATAGAGTTCCTGGGCATTCCAATCCTACTCGCCACCCTGATAAAGCTGAGAATCATCCTTTTGATCAGAGAACTGGAAAGAAATTTGATAGGAGGGATAATCAAGTTGAGAGAATAGATATGCAGAGGAGGAATTGGCGTAATGATGGGAGGAAGAACAACAGAGAGACTGATAGGCAGCCGCAACAGTCAGAGAGGCCACCATCACCAGAGACCTGGCGGAAGCCTGAACAGCCAAAACCATCATCTCCTGATGGTGCTGGCCTGCATCACGGAAAAGCAGCTTCAGCTCTTGAGCTTGCGCAAGCATTTTCCAGATCAGTCTCAGATCCAAAATTAAACGATCGAATTTCTGGCCAAAGGGGAATTCCTAGCCGCGGTCAAATACCTTTTTCACGGTTGATGGGCCCAAGTCCAAGGCCTCAGATAAATGGTTACTAA
- the LOC112166115 gene encoding BTB/POZ domain-containing protein At3g22104 isoform X2: MAMFCDLQVDVNGEEVFMVNKKTLASFSCRLSKLFGKSMGTTSLKVIFHDFPGGAEGFELMTRFCYNNGTIEITPSNLVLVYCIANFMEMDGDILLQAQNTLDGISSWTWSELLVALKQCQDLLAPSNSSLILQIVMDCIIGKLSCPFFPTPNDTTSSENVSSFQFSSGSRSSYNLKSNCSMKTWWFEDLMFLNTKSIEMVIRSLISKEIEQSTVFKFLLRYHQSKCFGAKPEEKCKITEVVIGLLSLLDRRSLSFKGLFNIYQAALNMKVGKKYKNKLEIMIGSHLDQATIDYLLVPSPCGKKYVYDVNLILRLGKSFLLQEGVHLSRKSRFTKVAKLMDLYLAEVAPDFHLKPSKFAALVMMLPASVRESHDRLYEAIAVYFKCHTGLSEQEKLTICCALNYKKLSAGPLKQASRTKFPSRRAVEAFKKQRTKDKKEEIESVLLDAKSLDLPTEAQKLSADLMHLKALELGKVFGTMQIRVTSVIKSRLPFQATNTRYLSKLFP, from the exons ATGGCAATGTTCTGTGATCTCCAAGTCGATGTCAATGGCGAAGAAGTCTTCATGGTGAACAAG AAAACTTTGGCGTCTTTCTCTTGTCGATTAAGCAAACTATTTGGTAAATCAATGGGTACAACGAGCCTCAAAGTGATATTCCATGACTTTCCTGGAGGTGCAGAGGGTTTTGAGCTCATGACAAGGTTTTGTTACAACAATGGAACAATCGAAATAACTCCTTCCAACTTAGTCCTTGTATACTGCATTGCCAATTTCATGGAGATGGATGGTGATATACTATTGCAAGCTCAAAACACTCTTGATGGTATCAGCTCTTGGACGTGGTCTGAGCTTCTAGTAGCTCTGAAGCAGTGCCAAGATTTACTTGCCCCCTCAAATTCTTCATTGATATTGCAGATAGTCATGGACTGCATCATAGGTAAGCTTTCTTGTCCATTTTTTCCAACCCCCAATGATACTACTTCATCAGAGAACGTGAGTAGTTTCCAGTTTTCTAGTGGTTCGAGGAGCAGTTATAATCTGAAAAGCAATTGCTCTATGAAAACATGGTGGTTTGAAGACTTGATGTTCTTAAATACCAAATCGATCGAAATGGTTATAAGAAGCCTGATATCCAAGGAGATTGAACAGTCTACAGTTTTCAAGTTTCTCCTTCGTTATCATCAGTCAAAGTGTTTTGGTGCCAAACCAGAAGAGAAGTGCAAGATCACAGAGGTTGTTATCGGTCTACTTTCTCTGCTTGATAGGCGCTCCCTTTCTTTCAAGGGATTATTCAATATATATCAAGCGGCTTTGAACATGAAAGTAGGcaagaaatacaaaaacaaGTTGGAGATTATGATAGGTTCACACCTGGATCAAGCAACAATCGATTATTTACTTGTTCCATCTCCCTGTGGGAAAAAGTATGTTTATGATGTGAATTTGATTTTGAGGTTAGGGAaatcatttcttcttcaagaaGGGGTTCATTTATCCCGGAAGAGTCGCTTCACAAAGGTCGCCAAGTTGATGGATTTATACCTTGCAGAAGTGGCTCCAGATTTTCATTTGAAACCTTCAAAGTTTGCAGCATTAGTTATGATGTTGCCAGCGTCTGTGCGAGAATCTCATGACAGACTTTACGAGGCCATTGCTGTATATTTTAAG TGCCACACTGGTCTATCTGAACAAGAGAAGCTGACAATCTGTTGTGCACTGAACTATAAGAAGCTCTCAGCAGGACCTTTGAAACAAGCCTCTCGCACAAAGTTCCCTTCCAGAAGAGCAGTAGAAGCTTTCAAGAAACAG CGAACCAAGGATAAGAAAGAGGAAATTGAGTCAGTCCTACTTGACGCAAAGAGTCTTGATCTCCCAACAGAGGCTCAGAAGCTCAGTGCAGATTTGATGCATTTGAAGGCATTGGAATTGGGGAAGGTTTTCGGGACAATGCAGATACGAGTGACAAGTGTAATCAAATCAAGATTGCCCTTTCAGGCAACCAATACTCGATACTTGTCAAAACTCTTTCCATAA
- the LOC112166115 gene encoding BTB/POZ domain-containing protein At3g22104 isoform X1 has product MAMFCDLQVDVNGEEVFMVNKKTLASFSCRLSKLFGKSMGTTSLKVIFHDFPGGAEGFELMTRFCYNNGTIEITPSNLVLVYCIANFMEMDGDILLQAQNTLDGISSWTWSELLVALKQCQDLLAPSNSSLILQIVMDCIIGKLSCPFFPTPNDTTSSENVSSFQFSSGSRSSYNLKSNCSMKTWWFEDLMFLNTKSIEMVIRSLISKEIEQSTVFKFLLRYHQSKCFGAKPEEKCKITEVVIGLLSLLDRRSLSFKGLFNIYQAALNMKVGKKYKNKLEIMIGSHLDQATIDYLLVPSPCGKKYVYDVNLILRLGKSFLLQEGVHLSRKSRFTKVAKLMDLYLAEVAPDFHLKPSKFAALVMMLPASVRESHDRLYEAIAVYFKCHTGLSEQEKLTICCALNYKKLSAGPLKQASRTKFPSRRAVEAFKKQRSKLRSVHQEVYYIRTKDKKEEIESVLLDAKSLDLPTEAQKLSADLMHLKALELGKVFGTMQIRVTSVIKSRLPFQATNTRYLSKLFP; this is encoded by the exons ATGGCAATGTTCTGTGATCTCCAAGTCGATGTCAATGGCGAAGAAGTCTTCATGGTGAACAAG AAAACTTTGGCGTCTTTCTCTTGTCGATTAAGCAAACTATTTGGTAAATCAATGGGTACAACGAGCCTCAAAGTGATATTCCATGACTTTCCTGGAGGTGCAGAGGGTTTTGAGCTCATGACAAGGTTTTGTTACAACAATGGAACAATCGAAATAACTCCTTCCAACTTAGTCCTTGTATACTGCATTGCCAATTTCATGGAGATGGATGGTGATATACTATTGCAAGCTCAAAACACTCTTGATGGTATCAGCTCTTGGACGTGGTCTGAGCTTCTAGTAGCTCTGAAGCAGTGCCAAGATTTACTTGCCCCCTCAAATTCTTCATTGATATTGCAGATAGTCATGGACTGCATCATAGGTAAGCTTTCTTGTCCATTTTTTCCAACCCCCAATGATACTACTTCATCAGAGAACGTGAGTAGTTTCCAGTTTTCTAGTGGTTCGAGGAGCAGTTATAATCTGAAAAGCAATTGCTCTATGAAAACATGGTGGTTTGAAGACTTGATGTTCTTAAATACCAAATCGATCGAAATGGTTATAAGAAGCCTGATATCCAAGGAGATTGAACAGTCTACAGTTTTCAAGTTTCTCCTTCGTTATCATCAGTCAAAGTGTTTTGGTGCCAAACCAGAAGAGAAGTGCAAGATCACAGAGGTTGTTATCGGTCTACTTTCTCTGCTTGATAGGCGCTCCCTTTCTTTCAAGGGATTATTCAATATATATCAAGCGGCTTTGAACATGAAAGTAGGcaagaaatacaaaaacaaGTTGGAGATTATGATAGGTTCACACCTGGATCAAGCAACAATCGATTATTTACTTGTTCCATCTCCCTGTGGGAAAAAGTATGTTTATGATGTGAATTTGATTTTGAGGTTAGGGAaatcatttcttcttcaagaaGGGGTTCATTTATCCCGGAAGAGTCGCTTCACAAAGGTCGCCAAGTTGATGGATTTATACCTTGCAGAAGTGGCTCCAGATTTTCATTTGAAACCTTCAAAGTTTGCAGCATTAGTTATGATGTTGCCAGCGTCTGTGCGAGAATCTCATGACAGACTTTACGAGGCCATTGCTGTATATTTTAAG TGCCACACTGGTCTATCTGAACAAGAGAAGCTGACAATCTGTTGTGCACTGAACTATAAGAAGCTCTCAGCAGGACCTTTGAAACAAGCCTCTCGCACAAAGTTCCCTTCCAGAAGAGCAGTAGAAGCTTTCAAGAAACAGCGATCCAAGCTCAGAAGCGTACACCAGGAAGTCTACTACATCCGAACCAAGGATAAGAAAGAGGAAATTGAGTCAGTCCTACTTGACGCAAAGAGTCTTGATCTCCCAACAGAGGCTCAGAAGCTCAGTGCAGATTTGATGCATTTGAAGGCATTGGAATTGGGGAAGGTTTTCGGGACAATGCAGATACGAGTGACAAGTGTAATCAAATCAAGATTGCCCTTTCAGGCAACCAATACTCGATACTTGTCAAAACTCTTTCCATAA
- the LOC112202634 gene encoding restin homolog, which produces MLEKIGLPAKPSLRGNNWVVDASHCQGCSSQFTFINRKHHCRRCGGIFCGSCTQQRMFLRGQGDAPVRICEPCKKLEEAARFERYGHKSRAARGSSNLTSKPEDEILNQILGNEGKESGQEVNKNVVSSMLRATSSASCSNSRGDSSHDAVGEILSSVSVDKFSQLQNDSQSVTPEELRQQALDEKKKYKILKGEGKSAEALRAFKKGKELERQADALEISLRKKRKKDLLSDNVAEGQTKDDSSQSGRRNRVTPPVGKEKDDLSAELKELGWSDMDLRDKNKKQASLTVEGELSSLLGEISQKSNKSKATSAIDKTQVVAHKKKALQLKREGKLAEAKEELKRAKVLEKQLEEQELLGEAEESDDEISALIRSMDDDKEDFSIQYEQEDAFNFDSLINAADDHIIDSNFEVTEEDMEDPEITAALKSLGWAQDSNNPPETSATQIASVDKEALLSEIQSLKREAVTLKRAGNATEAMVQLKKAKLLERDLESIESQEGNVVKPSATVHNQTIDRSSKSSMVDDGNISAMEHIDFKPARKSKLMIQKELLALKKKARALRQEGRLDEAEEELKRGRILEHQLEEMENGKDSVLEHEHANVSGSLLFADEEGENVTDQDMYDPTYLSMLRNLGWNDDNEVANSSSAPDKKIGNMQASESSGAQARSDFPVGGSRKSKSEIQKELLGLKRKALALRRQGDTEEAEEMLKKAKALEGEMSEMEAPKKVQSDFGRDKDNFIDNLPFSVEEEGDGGDVTENDMQDPALLSVLKSLGWEDKEHSVEASPLQSSSKLAVAAPRSKGEIQRELLDLKRKAHAFRRKGQTEEAEEVLKMAKVLEVQIEELEAPKGLPMELGPGRPDNQRIAQGASQSSPAQSGNFADLLTGDDWKGSPGSAEKQYDNLSYSVDSVNASPPIQLRSSQEDLRKRDDAIINKREDTIVANEKQDAKDVNLVLGSSSQKNESANEKQDATEVNLVLGSSSQKNESAIRQEIVAFKRRALALKREGKLTEAREELRQAKVLEKRLEEDSPQSKTSSSDVSGSANNVPPAAQKQHGSPSLGQKPMSSRDRFKLQQESLGHKRQALKLRREGRIEEAEAEFELAKVLEAQLEESATHDSTSVAPVDDAAVEGLLDPELLSALRAIGIEDANTSSQGPGRPEHSKPNVGKSDDVIQDRSNLEEQIKAEKVKALNLKRAGKQAEALDALRRAKMLEKKLNSSAPK; this is translated from the exons ATGCTGGAGAAGATCGGGTTGCCGGCGAAGCCATCACTGAGAGGGAATAATTGGGTGGTTGACGCCTCACACTGTCAGGGATGTTCTTCTCAGTTCACCTTCATCAATCGCAAG CATCATTGCCGGAGGTGTGGGGGCATTTTCTGTGGCAGCTGTACACAGCAGAGGATGTTTTTGCGTGGGCAAGGCGATGCGCCTGTGCGGATATGTGAGCCTTGTAAGAAGCTAGAAGAAGCAGCGCGGTTCGAGAGATATGGACACAAGAGTAGAGCTGCGAGAG GCAGTTCAAATTTGACATCAAAGCCTGAGGATGAAATTTTGAACCAGATACTTGGTAATGAAGGGAAGGAATCAGGACAAGAGGTTAACAAGAATGTAGTTTCCAGTATGCTGAGGGCAACTAGTAGTGCATCATGTTCAAATAGTCGAGGAGATTCCAGCCATGATGCGGTGGGAGAAATACTTAGTAGTGTTTCTGTTGATAAGTTTAGTCAATTACAGAATGATAGTCAATCTGTTACTCCTGAGGAATTGCGTCAGCAAGCTTTGGATGAAAAAAAGAAGTATAAAATTCTGAAAGGAGAAGGGAAGTCTGCGGAAGCATTAAGAGCCTTTAAGAAAGGGAAGGAGCTTGAGAGGCAGGCTGATGCGTTGGAAATATCCTTAAGAAAAAAGCGTAAAAAGGATTTACTCTCTGACAATGTGGCTGAGGGCCAGACTAAAGATGACTCTTCCCAATCTGGAAGAAGAAATAGGGTCACTCCTCCAGTGGGTAAAGAAAAAGATGACCTTTCAGCGGAGCTTAAAGAATTAGGGTGGTCTGATATGGATCTCCGTGACAAGAATAAAAAACAAGCGAGTCTGACTGTGGAGGGCGAGCTGTCTTCTCTTCTGGGAGAAATCTCACAAAAGAGCAATAAAAGTAAGGCTACTAGTGCCATTGACAAAACACAGGTTGTTGCACATAAAAAGAAGGCTCTCCAGCTGAAGCGTGAGGGCAAGCTTGCAGAAGCCAAGGAAGAATTAAAGAGAGCTAAAGTTCTAGAGAAGCAACTTGAAGAACAGGAATTGTTGGGTGAGGCTGAAGAGTCCGATGATGAAATATCTGCACTGATTCGTAGTATGGATGATGACAAAGAAGATTTTTCAATTCAATATGAGCAGGAGGATGCCTTTAATTTTGATAGTCTTATTAATGCTGCTGATGATCATATTATAGATAGTAATTTTGAAGTGACAGAAGAGGATATGGAGGACCCAGAAATAACTGCTGCCTTAAAATCTTTAGGATGGGCTCAAGATTCAAATAATCCTCCTGAAACCTCTGCTACCCAGATAGCTTCAGTTGACAAGGAAGCACTATTAAGTGAAATTCAATCCTTAAAAAGAGAGGCTGTAACTCTTAAACGAGCAGGTAATGCCACAGAAGCAATGGTGCAGCTAAAAAAGGCAAAACTGCTTGAAAGGGACCTTGAAAGCATTGAGTCCCAAGAGGGCAATGTCGTGAAACCTTCTGCAACAGTTCATAATCAAACTATTGATAGATCATCAAAGTCATCTATGGTGGATGATGGAAATATTAGTGCAATGGAACATATTGACTTCAAACCTGCGAGGAAGAGTAAGTTAATGATTCAAAAAGAGCTTCTGGCTTTGAAGAAGAAGGCCCGTGCTCTGAGACAGGAGGGACGATTAGATGAAGCTGAAGAAGAGTTGAAGAGAGGCAGGATTCTTGAGCATCAGCTTGAAGAAATGGAGAATGGTAAGGACTCAGTTTTGGAACATGAGCATGCCAATGTCTCTGGAAGTCTGTTATTTGCAGATGAGGAAGGAGAGAATGTAACAGATCAAGATATGTATGATCCAACATATCTTTCCATGCTAAGGAATTTGGGTTGGAATGATGATAATGAAGTTGCAAACTCTTCATCAGCACCTGATAAGAAAATAGGTAACATGCAGGCTAGTGAATCTTCTGGAGCACAAGCCCGAAGTGATTTCCCGGTTGGAGGATCAAGGAAAAGTAAATCTGAAATTCAGAAGGAACTATTAGGGTTGAAAAGAAAGGCTCTTGCTCTGAGGCGCCAGGGAGACACCGAGGAAGCAGAAGAAATGCTGAAAAAGGCAAAAGCATTAGAGGGGGAGATGTCGGAGATGGAAGCACCGAAGAAAGTTCAGTCGGACTTTGGTAGGGACAAGGACAATTTCATTGATAATCTTCCTTTCAGTGTAGAGGAAGAAGGTGATGGCGGGGATGTAACAGAAAATGATATGCAGGACCCAGCACTACTCTCAGTGCTAAAGAGTTTGGGGTGGGAGGATAAAGAGCATTCTGTAGAGGCATCTCCTCTGCAATCTTCTTCCAAACTTGCTGTTGCTGCACCAAGAAGTAAGGGTGAAATCCAAAGGGAGCTTTTGGATTTGAAAAGAAAGGCTCATGCATTTAGACGAAAGGGGCAGACTGAAGAAGCTGAAGAAGTGTTGAAGATGGCAAAGGTACTAGAAGTTCAAATTGAAGAGTTGGAAGCCCCAAAGGGTTTACCAATGGAATTGGGTCCAGGTCGCCCAGACAACCAGAGAATTGCTCAAGGCGCTAGTCAGTCTTCACCTGCCCAATCTGGGAACTTCGCAGATTTATTGACGGGGGATGACTGGAAAGGTTCTCCAGGGTCTGCTGAAAAACAATATGATAACCTATCTTATTCTGTTGATTCTGTTAACGCCAGTCCTCCCATTCAGTTGAGATCCTCACAGGAAGatctgagaaaaagagatgatgcAATAATTAATAAACGGGAAGATACGATTGTAGCCAATGAGAAGCAAGATGCTAAAGACGTCAATTTGGTTCTGGGATCTTCTTCACAGAAGAATGAAAGTGCCAATGAGAAGCAAGATGCTACAGAGGTCAATTTGGTTCTGGGATCATCTTCACAGAAGAATGAAAGTGCCATTCGGCAAGAAATCGTGGCTTTTAAGAGGAGGGCATTAGCtctaaagagagaaggaaaactGACAGAAGCCCGTGAAGAACTTAGGCAGGCTAAAGTGTTGGAGAAGCGTCTTGAGGAAGACAGTCCTCAGTCCAAAACTAGTTCGAGTGATGTGTCCGGTTCTGCTAACAATGTTCCTCCAGCTGCCCAAAAGCAGCATGGATCACCGTCGTTGGGCCAAAAACCAATGTCCAGTCGTGATCGCTTCAAGTTGCAACAGGAGTCTCTAGGTCACAAACGTCAAGCCCTGAAGCTGCGAAGGGAGGGTCGGATTGAAGAAGCGGAAGCAGAGTTTGAATTGGCCAAGGTACTTGAGGCTCAGTTAGAGGAAAGTGCTACTCATGATTCCACTAGTGTAGCACCAGTGGATGATGCGGCCGTAGAGGGACTTCTTGATCCTGAACTTCTGTCTGCCTTAAGAGCAATTGGAATTGAAGATGCCAATACATCATCTCAAGGTCCTGGAAGACCAGAGCATTCAAAACCCAATGTTGGCAAGAGTGACGATGTAATCCAAGATAGAAGTAATCTGGAGGAACAGATCAAGGCAGAGAAGGTGAAGGCACTAAATCTGAAACGTGCAGGAAAACAAGCCGAGGCCTTGGATGCTCTTCGAAGGGCCAAGATGCTTGAAAAGAAGCTGAATTCCTCGGCTCCAAAGTGA